The Streptomyces sp. DG1A-41 genomic sequence GCCCCGAACCACAGCTCGGCCACCGCGCTGGCACGCAGCGGGTTGTCCAGGTGCAAGGGGTAGGCGATGTGCTCGGTGAGCAGGTCGAGCAGCGGCACGTCGTGCCAGTCCCAGTTGGGCGCGTACTCCGAGGTGCCGGTGGCGCGGTCCACCTGCCCCGGCACGCTCACCCCGACCCCGAGCACCCGGGCGCCCTCGATGCCGGCCTGGGTGACCACCGAGCCGACCGCGGTGGCCACATGGCCCACCACCTGCTCCGGAAGGCTCTCGCCGGCGCGGACGTCCTCCTCGGCGCGGGCGAGGACGTTCAGCCCCAGGTCGAACAGCTCGACGTGGACGTACGTCTCGGCGATGTCGACGCCGATCAGCGCGCCTCCCGAGCTGTTGACCGCCACCAGGCCCCGGGGGCGGCCGCCTGCCGAGTCCTCGAAGCCCACCTCCGTGATCATGCGGAGGTCGAGCAGCTCGCCGACGAGTGTGGCGACCGTGGCGAGACTGAGGCCGGTGGCGGCCGCCAGCTCCTGCCGGGAGGTCGGTGACTCGGCGATGATCTGGCGCAGCACCTCGTAGCGGTTCGCGGTGCGGATGTCACGTGATGTGCGCTTCACCGGGGTGCCCATCCCTTCCCAGACCGGCTCGGGCCGGGTCGACATCGGCACCGGCGCGGCGCAAGGCTATGGGCTGCCGGGACTTTCGACAAGGGGTTAGGAAAGGGGCTTTATAAAGTGCGCTCCTGGTGAGGGCCGGTGATGGCCGATCGCGGTCCGCTCATGATGTCACCGGGCTCGTGCGGGTGCGTCAGTCCCCGTCCTCGACGGCTCCGCCCCCGGGGCACGCCGCCTCGCCGTGGGAGCTCGTGCTCGCGACGGCCGCCGCGAGTTGCTGCTGCACCGGCTCGGGCAGCGTGCTGCCGTGCACGGTGCCCACCAGGTCCCGGGCCAGGTGGTGCAGCTTGGTGTTGGTGTTCTGGGAGGTCCTGACCAGCACGCTCCAGGCCGCCTCGGGGCTCAGGCCGAAGGAGGCCATCAGGATCCCGCGGGCCAGGTCGATGGTCGGCCGGGTCTGCATGGCCCGTCGCAGCTGGGCGACTTCGGTGCGGAGGTCCTGGTCCTCCTCGTCGTCGCCCGTCCGCGGGCCGGGCTCGTCGGCGGCGGGGCGTACGGCGTCCCGGTGCGGGCCCGGAGCCGCGAACAGCGCTCGGGTGCCGGTCATGTCGAGCAGGCGCGCGACCGCGAGGCCGCTGGAGCGGACGGTGACCGTCTTGCCCTGGTCGAGGGCGCGCAGGCGCAGGTCGAGCAGCATGTTGAGCCCGGAGCAGTCGCAGAACCCGACCGCGTCCAGGCGCAGGTCGAGGCCGCTGCCCGACAGCGTGAGGATGTCGTGCAGATCCGGCAGCAGTCGCCGGCTGCCCAGGTCGAGTTCACCCCACACGGTGACGGTCATCCGGTCGCCGTCCGGTACGACGTCCATGGTCGCCGCGCATGGCGGGATCGCCGTCGCAGAGTGCGCAGGGTCCGGCATGGCCCCGTTCTCCCTTGTCTGTTCGCCCTGCCTCCGTTTTCCAGCGTTGCCTCTCTACCCCACACCCGTCAACCAATACATGAAACGCAGTACGTGTTTTTGAATACGTGTACGCCTGGTCGGTAGAGTTGGAGCATGGATGGAGTGCCCGAGCCACACACTGGATGGACGTTTCTCACCAACCATGCCCGGGTGCTGGCAGCCATCGCCGACAATCACAGCGCCCGTATCCGGGACATCGCGGCCCACTGCCGGCTCACCGAACGCGCCGTCCAGAAGATCATCGCCGACCTGGAGCGGGACGGTTATCTCTCCCACACCCGGGAGGGCCGCAGCAACACGTACCGGATCGACCCCGGCAAGGTGCTGCGTCACCCCGCCGAGGCCGGCCTGACCGTGGCGTCGCTGCTCTCCCTGCTCGTCGAGGACGAGGCCGACCGCGCCACGACCCCCAGCGAATCCGGCCGGCCGCACGCCACGACCTGACCCTTCGGCCGTCCACCGCCGGACGGCCGGGCCCTCTCGCTAAGTGGTCCACGTTCGAAGTCCTTCGAGGGGTGAATTCGGATCCGGTGTTGTGTGACTGCCGGTCAGATGTCCGGGGCGGCGAGGTGGAGCGGGCAGGCGCAGTCGAGGGCTTCTTCGGGGGCGCCGGCGAAGCCCCATCTGCCGGCGGTTCCGCTGTCGTGTAAGCGCATGAGCTTGACGCCCTCGCTGTCGGCCAGCTCGCCGTCGACGTAGGCGAAGGCCCCGCGGTTACGGACGTGCAGCCGCTTCAACTGCGGCCAGGCGGTGCGGGCGTGCTGGTCCGAGGACGGCGGGCGACCGCGCGTCCGGCACTGCCCGGTCTGTGGGATTCGGTTGAAGCCTGGGCCGAGTCCGAAGGCGGTGTGCGGACTACATAGTTAGTCGGCCTCGGCGGCCGTGTCGTGCACGCGCACCCGCGCCGACGGTGACCAATCCGACGCCGAACAGCACCCGCCACCGGAGGGACGTGCAGCGGTGCGATGGAGGACGTCGGGGTCGCCGTTGAGGTCGGGGAGGTCGTCGGGACCCCGTTCGTGGGTGGCCGCCTCCACCACGGACGTCTCTGTGAACGGCAGTGCGCAGCAGGTCGTCCACGTGCCGGTCGCGGTGAGCAAGTTGTGCGCAACGGTGACGGCCGGGGCGATCCGCAGACGCACTGCGTGCCGCGACCGTGCGGTTGTCGGGCCCGCGTCCCCTGCGCGGTGTGGGGGCGCGGGCCCGCCCGTGTGCCGAGGCGGCCCCTGACCGGGTGCGCGGCGCGTGAACGGAAATCGGCCGACGGGTGGCTGACCAAGGAGTGCTGCCGCCGCGGGCGGACTCCTCGCATCCTAGTTCGGGCTGGAGAACACCGCACGCTTCCACGCCGGCGGCACGCCCTTCAAGAACGCATCGGCGGATCGAGGCCCTGACCTGCCGCTCCCGTGACCTCTGCCGAACCCCACGGCGTCCGGCGCCGGAGGTGCGGGTTACACTCCGGCGCGCATCGCGCGAGTCCGGCCGCGGAGAGGGGCAGGCATTTTGTCGACACATGAGTCTCCGGACTCCGAGTGGCAGCGGCTGTGGAGCCACCGGGAGGCGCTACTGAAAGTGGCACGGAGCCGGTCCGCGAGCCCGGAGGACGCCGAGGACGCAGTGCAGGAGGCGATGGTCCGCGCGGCGGAGAACCCGAACGTGGACCGTGACCGCCTCGGCGCCTGGCTGACGTCCGTGACGGTACGGCTCTGTGTGGACCGCCACCGCCAGCTCCGCCGCGACGAGGCGGTGAGCGCCCGCGCCCACACCGTGCTGACCTCCGCCCCCTCCGGCTCTCCGGAAGACACGGTCTGCGACCGCGCCGAGGCCAGGTGGCTCGCCCTCCAGAGCCGCTCCCTGCCCCGGCGCCAGGCGGAGGCACTGAAGCTCAAAGCCCAGAACCTGGACGTCGCGCAGGTCGCGCGGCACATGGGGCTCACATACAAGGCCACGGAGTCGCTGCTGGGCCGCGCCCGGCAGACCCTGCGGGCGGTGCTGGCCTCCACGCTGGCTCTTGTCCTCGGCCTGTGGCGCGGACGCCCCCGCACCAACGGCGGCACGTCGGCCGCCGCACCCGCCACCACACTGGTGTCCGCCGGGGCCGCGGTGGTGCTCGCCGGTCTGGTGCTCGTCACGCCCGCCGAGGCGGAGCGGCCGGCCATGCCCGAGAGCCCGCTGTCGGGGCCCGCCGACTCCGTGTCCTCGTCCGGTCTCGGGTACGAGGACCAAGGCGCGGAACCGGGCGCGATTCCCGGTACGCCGGTCATCGAGACCCGTCTCGTCACACCGGCGGGCGCGGGGGTGACCCCCAGCGCCGTACCAGCGACGCCGATGACCGGCACCACCCCGCCAACCGGCGCGACGGAACCCACCGGCCCGTCCCTCCCCGCGACCCCGGCGGCCGACCTCCCGACGCTGCTGGAGCCCCCCGCCACGACACTCCCGCCGCTCCCCGGCGTCCCGGCGCTGCTTCCTCCCGTCGAGGCTTCCGTCCCGCCCCTGCCCGGTACAGCGGTTCCGGCCGCGATGACGCCCTGACTTCATGCAAACCCACGCTGCCACCCACCAGCAGAGCGCCAAAAAGTTTCGCGCTGTCCGCGAGGGATCGCCCACCCCTCCCCGTAGAGCAGGTGACACCACCGCCGGGCCCCAGCCCGGCGGGGACGTAATCACCAGCGGAGAGTCACTTGCACAGCACCAAGGACAGCGGACGGCGCCGCCGCCGCGGCGGGTCTCTGCTCGCGCTGTCGGCCGCCTTCGTCTGCGCTCTCACCGTGGGCGCGCAGCCCGCGCAGGCCGTGGGCGAGACGAGCCTCGGCCGGCGCTTCAACGACGGGCTGGACACCCGGCTCAGCGCGACCGCGTTCCGCGACGCGGCCCGCACGATCGGCTACACGGGCACGAGTTACACCTCCGGCCGCAGCGCCGACAACGCCTGGGCGGACGGCATGGACGCGGGCGTCTTCGCGCTGTTCGGGCACGCGAACGGCGGCATCTTCCAGACCGACGAGGGCACCACGGACGACCTGGACGCGATACTGGCCGCGGGCCGTACGTACGACGTCGCGCCGATCTACGAGAATCTGCGGTTCTTCACCGAGTACCTGCCGTACACCGACATGGACGACATGCGGCTGCTCGTGCTCGCGGGCTGCGACACCGCGCAGACGGGCCAGCTCGGGAACTTCAACGACGTCGCCGTCTCGCGCGGCATCGACTCGGTCATCAGCTTCTCGGACCTGGTGATGTACCCGGCGACCACCTCCGGCACCCTGCCGAGCGCGACGAACTACTCGGGCAACTACTTCTGGAGCCGGTTCTCGTACCACGCCACCACTGGCGTGAGCGTGAGCACCGCACTGTCCCGGGCACGCTCGGACCTCGTGGCCAAGGAAGGCTCGGCGGGCGGCTGGGACAAGTACGTAGTGCGGGGCGCCGCCGCCAATCCCGGTGCCGTGAAACTCAAGCCGGCCGCGGAGGGGGAACCGTTCAACAGCCAGCCGGTAGCCACGCCGACGTTCTCGTCGCCCGCCTCCCTGACGCCCGTCTCCACCACCTCGGCCGAGGGCCCGTCAGGCGAACCGCTCACGACGGTGCACACCGCCGAGGGCGTCGAGTACCGGACCGACGCCGACGGTTCGCTGTACGACCTCGTCGGTGTCCCGTCGACGAGCGGTGAGCAGTCGCTGGACGCGGCCGAGGTCCGGGCCGCCGCCGAGGAGTTCGTCGGCCGCAACGTCCCCGGCTGGAGCGCGGACTGGGAGCTGGTCGCCGAGGAGTCCGTGAGCCATATCGCGGGCGACGCCGTGACGCTGCTGCGCTGGCGCCCGACCGAGGCCGGGCACCCGGGAGCGCGCGAGGTGACCGTCGAGGTCGACCGCCGCACCGGCGCCGTGACCTATCTGTCCGCCGCGCGGGGCACCGCGGGAACTGCGGGCTTCGTGGTCACCGCCGAGGAGGCCGTCGCCGCGGCCCGCGCCGCGATCGGCGACGACCACGGCACCGCGACCGCGACCCCCGACACCTGGGACACCTCGCGCTGGACGGTCACCGTCGACCGCGGCCTCACAGGCCGCCCGGGCGCCGAGACCCCGGACGTGGAGCGCGTCACGGTCGACGCCCGCAGCGGCGCCGTCCTTTCCCGTACGGCGACCTGATCCGTACGGCGACTTGATCCCGTACCTCAAGGGCGCTGTCCCTACACACGGTTCACCGATCCCCGTACGACGAGCCCTCCCGTACCGGTGGCTCACCCCGTGCCCCCACGCAATTCCCACGACCCGATCCGTACCCCGTACGCAAAGATCCGGAGCGATACCGAATGACGTTTCGACGTATGAGCCTGTGGGCCACGGCAGCCGTCAGCTGTCTGTCCCTGGCCGTGCTGCCCGCCACGACGGCGGCGGCGCAGACCGAGGAGCCGGCGCCGACGGTCACGGCGACGAGCATTCCGCAGGTGCAGCGGAAGGTGACGCGGCTGCTGTTCACCGTCCCGCAGACCCTCGACGAGCTAAAGGTCTCGCTGGCCGGGCTGAACCCGCTGCTGCTGCGGTACACCGGTGACTTCGGCGGCGGCAGCCAACCCGGCCCGGGCGCCCCGGCCGACCAGGCCATCGAGAACATGCGCGAGGCCGTGACCGAGGAGTACGGCGTGGAGCCGCTGGTGTTCCTCGTCGTGGTCGACGGCGAGGTGCCTGCCGACCGGCTCACCGCCGTCGCCCCGGTGCTGTCCCAGTCCCAGGTCTTCGACTCGGACTCCCCCGCGGTCGAGGAACTGCCGCTCGGCACGCTGGAGCAGGCCGCCACGGCCACCACGGAGCGCGAGCAGCTGCTGGGCCGCCGTGCCGCGGTCCTCGCCGCCGTCGAGGCGAGCCACCAGGAGCCCGCCCCCGCCGACTCCAGCACGACGGAAGAACCCGCGCCCGACGGCCAGGGCGACGTCACCCCGGCCAACATCGGCAACACCTGGGCTCCTGTCTCGGCGGAGATGAGGGCCTACCGCTACTCGGCGAGCTCCAAGCCGCGCCACTTCCGGCACTACATGAGCTGGGGGTCGAGCAGCGACCTCGCCGCCTTCGGTGACGACTTCGGCTACGAGCACAACCTGTCGCTGTACAACTACGACCTGGTGGACATCTTCCCGCGCCCGTACTGCGCGGACAGCGCCTACACCGAGTTCTGGGCGGCCTGGTCGACGGGCTTCAAGTGGAACGCCGTCGACTACGGCTGGAACTACCCGAGTGCCGCTGCCGCGTACTGGGACTGGGACGACACCACCGACTCGTGCCAGAAGCTCGACTTCTCCGTCGGCGTCGGCTACCCGAAGAAGCTGGCCGCGGGCGTCACGTACAACTTCTGGATCCACGCCGAGAAGGGTGCCAAGTCCGCCTCCCCCTACGGCCTCGCGGGCCAGAAGCTCAGCAACGACTGCAACGACGCGGGTATGGACCCGGGCAGCTCCTGCATGGGCCTGAACTACACGCGGGCCGGCTCGCTCACCGAGCTGATGGTGAACAGCAGCCGTGGCTGGACGGTGCCGAGCTGCGCGAAATGGGTCCGCGGCGGCTCCCCGACCGCGTCGTCCAACGGCACCGGAACCTGCCCCGCCAACAGCTGACCGCCGCAAGGAGGATGCGCGTATGACCGCACACCACCAGCAGGGCCGACCGGCCCATGACGGAAACCGCACCCTGCGCACGGTGGGTCTGACGGCGGCGCTCGGACTCGCCGTCCTGGCGGCCGTGATGTTCTTCGTCGCCGATGCCGTCGCCACCAAGAAGTGCCTCGACACCGGTTACGGACTGGCCGACAGGATCAGCATGACCGAGGAGGGCTGCGAGCTGACGGTACGGGCCGCCGACGGCACCACACGCAGCGCCGTCGTGCCCACCCTCAGCGAGCCGCTGGCGACGGCGGCGCTGGCCACGGCGGTCGGGAGTGCTGTGGCTCCCGTCGTCTGCCTGTGGCTGGCGACCCGCCGCCAGCGCTGACCGGCTGGCTTGGCGGCCGTGGCACAGCGCGTCGCGCCACCAAAGCGCTGCTGGAGCGAGAGCCGGGTGGACTGCGGAGGTGTGGGCATCGCAGCCATCCTGCCCGACGGGCCGGGAAGCGGACGCGGCAGGCTACGGCCTGCCGCCATCCACTTCTCCCGATCGGCCCTCGCCCCATGCCCGTTGCCCCGGCCCGCCCGATAGCCCCGACCGCCGCCGAGCGCGAGCGGCTGGAGAAGATGGCCTACGGCCACAGGATCGAGCATCGGATGCGCCTGCGCGCGCAGATCGTCCTGCACGCGGCGCGTGGGTTCCAACGCGCGCATCGTCCGTGAGACAGGCCTGCACCTGGACACCGTCCGCACCTGGCGGGGCCGGTTCGCCGAGCATGGCCTGCCGGGCCTGGATGACCGCGAGCGCACCGGCCGCCCGCGCACGTTCACCGCACTGCAGACCGCCCAGGTCACCGCGCCGGCCTGCGGCTGCCCGCTGAGACCGGGGTACCGCTGCCCCGCTGGTCGTGCCCGGAGTTGGCCCGCGAGGCCATGGAACGGGGCATCGTCACGTTCGTGTCGGCCTCCACCGTGCGCCGCTGGCTGGCCGCGGACGCGATCAAGCCCTGGCAGCACCGTTCGTGGATCTTCATCACCGATCCCGACTTCTGCACCAAGGCCGCCCGCGTCCTGGACCGGTACGCCCGCACCTGGCAGGGCCGACCGCTGGGCGAGGACGAGTACGTCATCAGCGCGGATGAGAAGACCTCCGTCCAGGCCCGCTGCCGCTGCCATCCCACCCTCGCCCCCGGCCAGGCCCGCGCGATGCGCGTCAACCACACCTACGGCCGCGGCGGCGCCCTGGCCTACCTGGCCGCCTACGACGTCCACCGCGCGAAGGTGTTCGGCCGCACCGAGCCGCGCACCGGCATCGCCCCGTTCATGAACCTGGTCGCCCAGGTCATGCGCACCGAGCCGTACGCCAAGCGCCAAGCGGGTGTTCTGGATCGTGGACAACGGCTCCTCCCGTCGCGGCGGGGCCGCATCGGAACGGTTGACCGCCGCCTTCCCCAACGCGGTGCTGGTCCACACCCCGGTACACGCCTCCTGGCTGAACCAGGTGGAGATCTACTTCTCCCCCTTCCAGCGCAAAGTCGTCTCGCCCAACGACTTCACCGACCTGGCCCAAGTCGCGGACTGGCTCCGAGCCTTCGAAGACCGCTACAACGCCACGGCACAGCCGTTCCAGTGGAAGTTCACCACCTCCGACCTGGACGATCTGCTGGCCAGACTCGACCGGCACACCGCCCATCACCACGCAGAATCCTCCGTCGCCCTGGCGGCATGATCAACCCCCGTAAGACTTCCGGAGCCGACCACTACTGAGGTTTCGTTAGTTCTGTGGGGTTGGCGGGTGGATGGTCAGGCCGGTGTGGGTGAGGAAGGACCATGGCAGATGCTGGCTCTGGTTGATGCGGCGGATGCCTTGTTCGGTGGCGTCGGCGACATCGGCGAGGTGGTTGCCGGCAAGGTTGGCGAGTTCGCGTTTCTTGAGCGATGACCACAGCAGTTCCACCGGGTTGAGCTCGGGAGCGTAAGCGGGTAATCGCTCGAGGGTGAGCCAGTTCTGTTCGGCGACCCAGGCGCGCATGGCCCGGCTCCAGTGGGCGGACAGGCCGTCCCAGACCAGGACCACCCGCTCTCCGCGATAGAACGCTTTGAGCTGTTCCAGGACCTCGATGAGAGCGGTGGTGTCGTAGCTGCCGGGCTTGAGGTGGAAACACAGACGGGGCCCGCGGTCGGGGTCGGTGGCGTGATAGCCGAGAGCCGCTGCCATCGAGGCGCGCTTCCAGTTGAGCCGATGCCGCAGGAGCGGAGTACGGCCGCGGGGTGCGTAAGTGCGGCGGATCTGAGGCAACAACGAGACGCCTGATTCGTCGAGGAACACGATCCAGGCACGTGTGTTCACCGCCCTTTTTTGCTACGCGGCCACTCGTGCGCGATCCAGCGGGCGATCTCAGACTCGTCCCGCTCCACCGCCCGACGTTCCGGGCGCTGCAGACTCCACCCCAGCCGACCGGTCAGCAGACGCCAGATCGATGCACGCGACAGAACCACCCCCGTCACCCGCTCGACGACCATGCCGACCCGCTCCAGCGTCCACAGATCGGCCTCGAAGCCGTGCGCCTGGGCGCCTTGCTCCAGCGCTGTCCGCACCCGCTCGACCTGGGCGTCGTCCAGCTTGGGCGGGCGACCGGTGGCCAGGCGTCGTCGCAAGGCGTCAGTGCCGGCCTTCTCCCACACCCGTTTCCACCGCCGCACACTCTCGTCGCTGACCCCCAGCATCAGTGCGATCTCGACATTCGAACGTTCTTGCTCGAACAACTCGGCCGCCCGTACACGCCGGGCCTCGGCCAACTGCGGTCGCGTCAAGGGAGGAACGGCAGGCCCGGAGACAACAGGCGAAGGCTTGAAAGACACGACAACAGACTCCCACCAACAAGCCCGCCACGCCCACAGAACTAACGAAAACCTCAGTAGGCGTCCGTTCCCGCTACGCGTCCCTGAACACATCCCGCACGAAGGCGTTGGCGAACGTCCCCGCCGGGTCCAGCTCCCGTGCCAGCGCCCGGAAATCGCCGAGCCGCGGATACAGCCCCCGCAGCACGGACGCCGGGACGGTGAACACCTTCCCCCAGTGCGGTCGGGCCCCGAAGGGCTCCAGCGCCTCCTCGACCCGCCGCACCACCGGCAGCACCGCCGCCGTGTCCTCGACCCAGGTGAAATGAGCCGCCACGGTGTCCCGGCTGTAGGAGGGGCTCAGCCACTGGTCGTCGCCGGCGACCGTGCGCACCTCGCAGGTCTGGAGGACGGGGGCGATGGTCTCCCGGATCGCGTCGAGCGCGTGCAGCATCTCGACGGCGTGCCCGCGCGGCAGCAGATACTCCGACTGCAACTCCGCCCCGCTGCTCGGGACGAACTCCGCCCGGAAGTGCGGCAGCCGCTCGTGCCACGGCCCCGGGACACCGAACTGCTCGGTGCAGTTGACCGCGGGCATACCCGGCACGGGGTGCATCTTCTCGGTGGCGGGAGCGGCCCAGGGGAAGGCGGGCAGCGGCTGGTCGGAGCGCCGCTTGAGCCACACCTGCCTGAAGCCCGGCGCGCGCC encodes the following:
- a CDS encoding sigma-70 family RNA polymerase sigma factor, with amino-acid sequence MSTHESPDSEWQRLWSHREALLKVARSRSASPEDAEDAVQEAMVRAAENPNVDRDRLGAWLTSVTVRLCVDRHRQLRRDEAVSARAHTVLTSAPSGSPEDTVCDRAEARWLALQSRSLPRRQAEALKLKAQNLDVAQVARHMGLTYKATESLLGRARQTLRAVLASTLALVLGLWRGRPRTNGGTSAAAPATTLVSAGAAVVLAGLVLVTPAEAERPAMPESPLSGPADSVSSSGLGYEDQGAEPGAIPGTPVIETRLVTPAGAGVTPSAVPATPMTGTTPPTGATEPTGPSLPATPAADLPTLLEPPATTLPPLPGVPALLPPVEASVPPLPGTAVPAAMTP
- a CDS encoding ANTAR domain-containing protein, translated to MPDPAHSATAIPPCAATMDVVPDGDRMTVTVWGELDLGSRRLLPDLHDILTLSGSGLDLRLDAVGFCDCSGLNMLLDLRLRALDQGKTVTVRSSGLAVARLLDMTGTRALFAAPGPHRDAVRPAADEPGPRTGDDEEDQDLRTEVAQLRRAMQTRPTIDLARGILMASFGLSPEAAWSVLVRTSQNTNTKLHHLARDLVGTVHGSTLPEPVQQQLAAAVASTSSHGEAACPGGGAVEDGD
- a CDS encoding winged helix-turn-helix domain-containing protein, which encodes MTRPQLAEARRVRAAELFEQERSNVEIALMLGVSDESVRRWKRVWEKAGTDALRRRLATGRPPKLDDAQVERVRTALEQGAQAHGFEADLWTLERVGMVVERVTGVVLSRASIWRLLTGRLGWSLQRPERRAVERDESEIARWIAHEWPRSKKGR
- a CDS encoding helix-turn-helix domain-containing protein — translated: MDGVPEPHTGWTFLTNHARVLAAIADNHSARIRDIAAHCRLTERAVQKIIADLERDGYLSHTREGRSNTYRIDPGKVLRHPAEAGLTVASLLSLLVEDEADRATTPSESGRPHATT
- a CDS encoding PepSY domain-containing protein — encoded protein: MHSTKDSGRRRRRGGSLLALSAAFVCALTVGAQPAQAVGETSLGRRFNDGLDTRLSATAFRDAARTIGYTGTSYTSGRSADNAWADGMDAGVFALFGHANGGIFQTDEGTTDDLDAILAAGRTYDVAPIYENLRFFTEYLPYTDMDDMRLLVLAGCDTAQTGQLGNFNDVAVSRGIDSVISFSDLVMYPATTSGTLPSATNYSGNYFWSRFSYHATTGVSVSTALSRARSDLVAKEGSAGGWDKYVVRGAAANPGAVKLKPAAEGEPFNSQPVATPTFSSPASLTPVSTTSAEGPSGEPLTTVHTAEGVEYRTDADGSLYDLVGVPSTSGEQSLDAAEVRAAAEEFVGRNVPGWSADWELVAEESVSHIAGDAVTLLRWRPTEAGHPGAREVTVEVDRRTGAVTYLSAARGTAGTAGFVVTAEEAVAAARAAIGDDHGTATATPDTWDTSRWTVTVDRGLTGRPGAETPDVERVTVDARSGAVLSRTAT
- a CDS encoding IS630 family transposase, with the translated sequence MNTRAWIVFLDESGVSLLPQIRRTYAPRGRTPLLRHRLNWKRASMAAALGYHATDPDRGPRLCFHLKPGSYDTTALIEVLEQLKAFYRGERVVLVWDGLSAHWSRAMRAWVAEQNWLTLERLPAYAPELNPVELLWSSLKKRELANLAGNHLADVADATEQGIRRINQSQHLPWSFLTHTGLTIHPPTPQN